A portion of the Rhinopithecus roxellana isolate Shanxi Qingling chromosome 19, ASM756505v1, whole genome shotgun sequence genome contains these proteins:
- the KCNJ16 gene encoding inward rectifier potassium channel 16 translates to MSYYGSRYHIVNVDTKYPGYPPEHIIAEKRRARRRLLHKDGSCNVYFKHIFGEWGSYVVDIFTTLVDTKWRHMFVIFSLSYILSWLIFGSVFWLIALHHGDLLNDPDITPCVDNVHSFTGAFLFSLETQTTIGYGYRCVTEECSVAVLMVILQSILSCIINTFIIGAALAKMATARKRAQTIRFSYFALIGMRDGKLCLMWRIGDFRPNHVIEGTVRAQLLRYTEDSEGRMTMAFKDLKLVNDQIILVTPVTIVHEIDHESPLYALDRKAVAKDNFEILVTFIYTGDSTGTSHQSRSSYVPREILWGHRFNDVLEVKRKYYKVNCLQFEGSVEVYAPFCSAKQLDWKDQQLHIEKAPPVRGSCTSDTKARRRSFSAVAIVSSCENPEETTTSATHEYRETPYQKALLTLNRISVESQM, encoded by the coding sequence ATGAGCTATTACGGCAGCAGGTATCATATTGTCAATGTGGACACAAAATACCCAGGCTACCCACCAGAGCACATTATAGCTGAGAAGAGAAGAGCCAGACGACGATTGCTTCACAAAGATGGCAGCTGTAATGTCTACTTCAAGCACATTTTTGGAGAATGGGGAAGCTATGTGGTTGACATCTTCACCACTCTTGTGGACACTAAGTGGCGCCATAtgtttgtgatattttctttatcttacaTTCTCTCATGGTTGATATTTGGCTCTGTCTTTTGGCTCATAGCCCTTCATCATGGCGATCTATTAAATGATCCAGACATCACACCTTGTGTGGACAACGTCCATTCTTTCACAGGGGCCTTTTTGTTCTCCCTTGAGACCCAAACCACCATAGGATATGGTTATCGCTGTGTTACTGAAGAATGCTCTGTGGCCGTGCTCATGGTGATCCTCCAGTCCATCTTAAGTTGCATCATAAATACCTTTATCATTGGAGCCGCCTTGGCCAAAATGGCAACTGCTCGAAAGAGAGCCCAAACCATTCGTTTCAGCTACTTTGCACTTATAGGCATGAGAGATGGGAAGCTTTGCCTCATGTGGCGCATTGGTGATTTTCGGCCAAACCACGTGATAGAAGGAACGGTTAGAGCCCAACTTCTCCGCTACACAGAAGACAGTGAAGGGAGGATGACAATGGCATTTAAAGACCTCAAATTAGTCAATGACCAAATCATCCTGGTCACCCCAGTAACTATTGTCCATGAAATTGACCACGAGAGCCCTCTGTATGCCCTTGACCGCAAAGCAGTAGCCAAAGATAACTTTGAGATTTTGGTGACATTTATCTATACTGGTGATTCCACTGGAACATCCCACCAATCTAGAAGCTCCTATGTTCCCCGAGAAATTCTCTGGGGCCATAGGTTTAATGATGTCTTGGAAGTTAAGAGGAAGTATTACAAAGTGAACTGCTTACAGTTTGAAGGAAGTGTGGAAGTATATGCCCCGTTTTGCAGTGCCAAGCAATTGGACTGGAAAGACCAGCAGCTCCACATAGAAAAGGCACCACCAGTTCGAGGATCCTGCACATCAGACACCAAGGCGAGACGAAGGTCATTTAGTGCCGTTGCCATTGTCAGCAGCTGTGAAAATCCTGAGGAAACCACCACTTCTGCCACACATGAGTATAGAGAAACACCTTATCAGAAAGCTCTCCTGACTTTAAACAGAATCTCTGTAGAATCCCAAATGTAG